GACGGGCTTCTTCCTGCGCAACCTCGTGGGCCTCGGGGCCGTGGCGATCGAGCGCAAGGGCGCGCGGCTCGGCGAGGACGTGCCGGGCGACGAGGCAGCGGGGGATCGCGGGATCCCGTTCGCAAACACGTACGACGAAGATGGGAACCCGCTGTTCGAGTACTGCTTCATGGGCCCGCTGCCGCTTTGCCCGGGGTTCGTGGACGCGCGACCGGTGGCGTGCGCCGTCAAGCAGCAGAGCTTCGCGTGCGACAACTGCCCGGTGACGATCCCGCAGCTCGGCCTGGCGCCGGACGCGGTGGTGAACGTGACGGGCGCGGCGCTGTGCCAGGTGGCGGACGTGGACATCACGCTCGACATCCAGCACACCTGGAACAATGACATCGTGATCGACGTGTCGAGCCCGGCGGTGGCGGACGTGGTGCTGGCGGGGCAGATCTGCGGCGCGGACGACAACATGCAGGCGATCGTGGACTCGGATGCTGCGGCGCCGCTGGGTTCCGTGTGTCCGCCCGCCGGGTTCCTGCGCTACACGCCGGGCGGCGCAGGCTCGGCGCCGGATGGGCTGGACGCATTCGACGGTCGGAACCCGGACGGGACGTGGATCCTGTCGGTGAACGACCTGGTTGGTGGGGACGGCGGGGCGGTGCGAGGCTGGTCGGTGGATATCACGTATCGGTAGGCCGGACGTCGACCGTGGCGCTCTCGGCGCCCGGTGCGGCCACGGCTGCACCGGGCGCCGTTGTTCGTGATGGCGAAGTGTCCGCTGCAAGCAGCACAACCCTGTATCAAGACGCGGGAATCGCGCGTACAATCGTTCACCCCGTGCTTCCACAAGCCAGGAGTTCGGCATGTCGCTCTCCGTCACCTCGCTCGTACGTGCCGCTCGCGCGCTGGCGCTGGCCTTGCCGATCGTCATCCTGTTGGCCGCGTACACGGCGGCAACGGCCTTCGCGGCGGTGATCTGCGTCCCGAGTGACGCCGTCGACGGCAGCTGCACCGTCGGCCAGTCGCAGGCCACGATCCAGGCCGCGATCAACGCCGCCGTGACGGGGGTGGACACCGTGCGGGTCGGACCGGGCACGTACAACGAGAACCTGACCCTCGGCAAGAACATTCCGCTGCTCGGCGCCCAGAATGGCGTGGCCGCGTGCGGGCGTGTGGCCGGCGAGTCGGTCATCACGGCGGCCACCGGCGACCTGCTGACCCTCGTCACGGGTTCCGCCGGCGCACGGATCAACGGCTTCCACTTCTCGGGCGCCACGCGCGGGATCGTTTCGGCCAGCGGTCCGATCGACGCGATCGAGATCCGAAACAATCGGTTCACGGGCTTCACCGCGTCCGGCGTCTTCCTGAACGACACCGGCATCGACATCACCGTCGATCAGAACGAGCTCGACGGCGCCGGCAAGACCGGCGGCGGCGCCTCGTTCCACCTGGACACGGACGGCTTCGACGGCTTCCACTTCACGAACAACTGCGTCCAGAACGCCGCCCTCGGTGCCGGCTTCTTCACGGACGGCGTCCGCAACGTCGGCCTGAGCGCCAACCGCGGTCCGCTGTTCGACGGCAACCTGTTCGTGAACCAGGTGACGAACGTCGGGGTGAACATCGGCAGCCGCGCGGTCGAGGACGCCGTCTTCAGCAACAACGTCTTCCGCCTGAACGGCTTCGACGGCCTGCAGGGCGGCCCGATCCGCACGACGTTCACCGGCAACACGTTCGATCGCAACGGGCGGTCCGGCCTGGTCATGACGTCGTTCGGCAACCAGACCGCCGGCCGTGGCTCGTCGTTCGTCACGATCTCCCAGAACTGCTTCGTCGACAACGGGCTCGTGCAGGTTAGCGGCGGCGGCCTGCGCTTCTCGGCCCAGCCGGACAACCAGGCGACGAACGTCTTCAACAACAACGATTTCATCGGCAACACGCCCGGCGCCGCCAACTCCGACGCCGACACGATCAACGGCACGCTGAACTACTGGGGCGCGGCCGACGGCCCGTCCGGCGACGGCGCCGGCTCCGGCGATGCCGTCCAGGGTACCCTCGGCGGCGGCGCGATCACGTTCATCCCGTTCGCCACGACGCCGCAGACGGCCCTCGGCTCGCTGTGCAACCCGGCCCCCACCGTCACGCCCACTCCCACCACGACGCCGACGCCCGGCGTTGCGCAGGCGACGCAGATCGCCGGCGTCATCGACTCCGGCTCGATGGTCGGCGGCGAAGCCCTCGGCGACCTCGTGCCGCGGGCACCGCAGGCTCGATCGCAGCTGGCGGCGGGACGCGCACGCCTCGGCGCGCTCGGCGCGATCGTGGCGATGGGCGCGGCGGCGTTGGCGTGGGTGGCGTGGCGGCGGGTGGGGTAGGGGCCGGCGGCACGCCGAACCAGGGCGAACCATGCTGGATCATCGCGGTTGAGTCAGGCACTGGGGCTGGCGGGGCGACGCCTGACAGTTCACTGTCAGGCTCGTTCATGACGAAGCCCCTGTCGGGGTTGGTGCTTGGCTTTGAGCGTGCACGTGTGCAAACCGGTGTCGAGCCCGCACGCGTGTCGTCGCCTGACTGCATGAAGATTCCGGAGCGAACATCCCTGCTACGGTTCGCTCGGCGCTCGACCAGCAGGACGTGGTGATCTCCCCGATGCTCTATCAGCGGGCGTTGATCACCAAGGACGTAGACATCCGGGCGCAATACGCGCACGCGTACTGGGAGGATGGTGCCTGACCTGGGATCGGACGACCCTGCGGAGGGCGAGATCGCGACCTCCGACGACCTGATCGCCCGCGTCCAGCGCGCCGTCCGCGGGGACGTCGTGTTCGTCCCGTACGACCCGGCGAGGCTGGATCGGTTCCGCGCCGAGCGGGATCACCTGCGCGCCGGCCCGCCACGCGATCACCCTCGCCGCGGCTTGAGCCGCGGGCGGTCGTCGGTCGCGCGGTCGCGCAGGAACGGGGCCGATCAGCGCTTTTGCGCCAGACCCGCCGCGTCGCCCAGCAGCCCGAGCAACTCCGTCAGCGCACCCGCCAGGTCACCGCGCTCGATCGGCTCGAGGTTCGCCAGGATGGACCGGTACGACACGGCGTGGTGCAGGGGCAGGACGATGTCGTTCAACGCCAGGGCATCGTCCAGCACGGCTCGCGGCACCAGCGTCGACCACTCCTGCAAGTACGCATCCCGCCAGCCCGCGGCAAGCTCCAGATCCTTCGTCTCGTGCGGCGTGAGGAGGTCCATCATGGCCGGCCCGATGCAGGCGTCCGTCCAGTCGATGAACACCGGTTCGCCGTCGCGCAGCAGCGTGTTCCCGAGGTGCAGATCGCCGTGGACGATGGCCGGCGGCACGTCGAGCGCGGCCAGCCGGTCGAGCGCCGCGCGGATCGTCGGCTGCGCGAGCCGGAGCTGATCGAGACGTTCCGGCGCAACGTAGGCGGCCGTCAAAGGGTCGTCGAGCAGCGGCCCGAGCTGGTCGATCAGCACGGGCAGCCGCCGATCGATGCAGCCCGCCGCCAACAGGTCGGCCACCGCCGGGACGCTGGCCACCTGGAGCCGGGCATGGGCGCGCGCCGCGGCGATGGCCAGCTCGCGCCGCTGCGGGTCGGTCAGGTCGGGGAGCGCCCACACCGGCTGGCCCTCGTCCGCCATGAGCAGCCAGCCGTCGCCGGGCCGGGCGGCCAGCACGCGCGGCAGCCGATCCGGCCAGCGCTCGGCCAGCGCGGCCGTGAGGGTGGCCTCGTCCACGAAGAGCGGTTGGGCCGGCGTGGCAGCCTTGACGTAGACCGTCCCGGCGTCCGTCCCGGCGCAGTACACCGCCGCCAGGCTCCACACCTTCACCGGCTCCAACGCCGTCTGCCGCCGCCGGCCGGCCGCGGCCAGGGCGTCGTCCGTCCAGCGGAGAAGGGCCGCGTGCCAGCCGGTGCGCTCGCGGGCCCAAGGCGGGCGGAGCGCCGGCACGCCGTCCGTCCCGCTGGCCAGGGCCAGCTCGGCCGCCGCGCGCGCCCAAGGGGTGTCGAGTGCAGCCGCCGCCTTTGCGTCGATCCACTTCCAGCCGGCCGGCGGATCTTCGCCGGCCGGTGCAAGCTCGGCCAGCATGGCCAACTCCCGTACACCCTCAGGCCCCTCATCGACCTCGGCCAGTCGGCGCAGGAGAACCGGCACGGCCGTGGGCGCCGCGCCATACAGCGCCGACGCCAGCGCCTCGCCGAGCGGGCGATGGTCGCCATGCCACGTCCGCGCCGCCAACTCGACGACGGGCAGCACCCACCCGGTGCCCGCCGGCCGGGCCAGAACGCGCTCGAGGCGCGGGTGGAGGATGGCGGCGGTCAGGCGGGTAGGCATGGGCGCGCTAGATATAGAGCCGAGTCGCGGCGGCGTCAACGGGAGACGGGGCGAACGCATCCAACATGCCGGCGATCGCCGGCTGCGTTTGATGCGTTCGCCCTGCCTTCGCCGCCGCCGTTGCACCGCACGATTAACGGTTGCGCGGCGGTCCCGCGGCGGCGAAACCCCCTTCCGCTCGCCCGTGCAGCCCGTACACTGGCCGCACGGGTGAACGTGGTTCATCCGCGTTTGATTCGACTTTCACGCTTAAGGAGGGTTTGGGTATGGCCACACTGTTCGAAGCGATCGTCGCCTTTGGTCCGCGCCTGATCCAAGGGCGCACCGCCGAGCTGGAGGATCTGGTGCCCATGCTCAGCAAGCGCAGCGGGCTCTCGGCGCTGGACGCCGAGATGGTATTGCGCGAGCTGGCGGGCGTCGTGACGCACCAGCTGCGCGCCGGCACGGCGGTGAAGCTGCCGGGGCTGGGGCGGCTGCGCGCCAGCCTTTCACGCACCGGCACGCTGCGCATCCACCTGAGCGTCGATGCCGACCTGCTCAGGGCGATGAACGCGCCCGGCACCTACCGCGGCGAGATCCGCAACCGCTCCCGGATCGGCCTGGACGACGCCGGCTACAAGTCGCTATGGGACGCGGCCCATCCGGAGGATCCCATGGAGCTGCCGGCGGGGTCGGCGGCGCGGGCGGCCTAGCGGACGCGGCGCCGGGACAGATGGGATTCGGCATTTGAGCTGGGCGTTGGGCGTTTGAGGTTTGGGATTCGGCTAGGGTATGGGCTCAGATCGAGGGGCGGTCGGCTTGGTCCGGCCGCCCCTTGTTGTTGGAAAGCTACGGGAGGTGGCCACGGACCCTGCGGCGAGCGTGGCGTCGGGCGCGGCAGAAGGGGCGGTAGATCACAGTGATGTTGGGGGCAGATCATTGTGATGTTCGCGTAGATCACGGTGATGTTGGAGCGCTTGGCCTGCGGACCTCACCCGCGCCCGCTATCGGTTGACGCCGGCGGTCGCGTGTCTATCATCAGCGCCCCCGGCACAGCCCTCCCACCCGCCACCTTGAGGACGCGCGCCCACGCATGGCCACCGATGCTTTCCGCGACATCGAGCGGCTGGAGTCCGATCTGTGGGAGGCGGCGGACAATCTGCGTGCCAACTCCAAGCTGACGTCCAGCGACTACTTCATGCCCGTGTTGGGCGTGATCTTCCTGCGCCACGCGGCCAACCGGTTTGCGGCGGCGGAACGGCAGATCGCGGCCGATCAGGACAGCGGGAAGATGCCGCGGCGTGCGATCAAGCCGGAAGACGGCCACAGTCATAGCCTTGGACAGACTCACGCCGCCATCCTGATGCGCCCAGACCTGGACCGGGGCTGAACCGGCAGGTCGAGGTGTTCGAGAAGCCACCCGAACAAGTTGGTGGGCGGCTGGCCGAAGAATCGCTCGGCAGCGGTGGTGCCGTCCGGGCGCCGGGCGTAGAAGTTCTGGATCGTGGTCAGCGCTTTCAGGCGCGGTTTGGCGAGGCGGTGGAGGCCGTGGTGGTAGCGGTCGAGGTGGCCGTTGCTCCCTTCGACGCAAGCCGAGGATCGGACGAACAGGGCGACCTGGGTAGCGGCGACGCATTCAACGTGCTGCCGAGCTGTGGGGCAGAGGGCCATGAACGGACTTGCCGGTGCTCGCGCCTTGGCCAGGAGGGCTTGGCTCACCGAGGTGATGGTCGCGCGATCCACGGCGGTGCGCGCGCGAGCGGCGGCGCGAGCCAGGTAGAGGCCGGGAATGAGTTCCGTCCGGACGACGTCCAAGACGGCCGGCGCCAGGGCCAGCGCGTCGAGGGCGCGCTCCAGCTGGCCGTGGAAGAAGGCGACGGCAGCGACGAACTTGGGCAGTACGCGACGGGCCTTGGCGATGCGCTCGCGGCAGCGCTCGGGGAGGTTGGCGCGCCCGGCGACATCGTCGATTGTCTGAAAGGCAGCCGTGAACGCGTCGCGGACCATGTCCGCCGTGCGGAGCGCGCCGGTCGCCAGATCGTACGGATGGTAGGCGCCGCTCAGGCCGCGAACGGCGGCCTTGACGTCGTCCCCGTCGTTGCAGACCGTTTCGTAGGCAGTGCGCGGGGCGTCTTCGGTCGCCTGCGCGGCGGCGATGTAGCGGTCGTAGTTCATCGGCCGGCCGGGACCGCGGGGTCCCTCTTCGTAGTCCGCCTTGTTCTTGCGCCAGCGCGCCGTGTACGCCTCGGCCGCCTCGAGCACCTCCAGCGGCCGGTCCAATCGAGCAGCCAGCGGGCGACTGGTCGCCTTGAACAGGTCGCGCTGCACGTGGAACAGGTCGGGTCCGTAGCCCACCCCCAGGCCGTCGCGGGCATGCGCGATCAGACCCTTGGCCTCGTCGCCGACCACTTGAACCACGGTCACCGGCAGGCCGGCGAGCGCGTCCGCCAGCGCCTTCGTCCACGTCGCTCCGT
Above is a window of Candidatus Avedoeria danica DNA encoding:
- a CDS encoding aminoglycoside phosphotransferase family protein, with amino-acid sequence MPTRLTAAILHPRLERVLARPAGTGWVLPVVELAARTWHGDHRPLGEALASALYGAAPTAVPVLLRRLAEVDEGPEGVRELAMLAELAPAGEDPPAGWKWIDAKAAAALDTPWARAAAELALASGTDGVPALRPPWARERTGWHAALLRWTDDALAAAGRRRQTALEPVKVWSLAAVYCAGTDAGTVYVKAATPAQPLFVDEATLTAALAERWPDRLPRVLAARPGDGWLLMADEGQPVWALPDLTDPQRRELAIAAARAHARLQVASVPAVADLLAAGCIDRRLPVLIDQLGPLLDDPLTAAYVAPERLDQLRLAQPTIRAALDRLAALDVPPAIVHGDLHLGNTLLRDGEPVFIDWTDACIGPAMMDLLTPHETKDLELAAGWRDAYLQEWSTLVPRAVLDDALALNDIVLPLHHAVSYRSILANLEPIERGDLAGALTELLGLLGDAAGLAQKR